The sequence GAATTGTTTTATAAGGGTAAAACCTTAAGCTAAACCTTTCCCTCCACGGATAGTAGCCTATTAGAGCCTGCGAACCGGGTGACCAGATCGTGGGAAGCCTCTAAGACAATGTACCGAGCAGTTTAAACTGGCTTTAATAAGTCGTGAGAATATTTAAAGAATCGATAGACTTAATCGATGTAGGGCTAGGCTGGATGACATGCGTAAGATAACTGAACGAACGTTTGAATCATCGTGAAAAATAATGAGCCAAATAAGTTTGACAGGCTTTAACCAAAAGGTAATGATATGGGTTAAACTGCTTTTGAATCAGTTTACGTGGACAATCAACATATCCGGTGAATAGTTCGACGCTAACTCATCCTTGTTCAATTATGACAACAGGGGAACCCCGTGTACCGCTCTATAACAATAGGGCAGGCAACCTGCAAAGGAAGCTTATGGGAGGCGGGAGTAAGAACAGGCAAAAAGCGAAGGGCGTTCTGTAATGGAACGTATAGAGGTTGAAATATAACCTTACAGTGAAAACTGGCTGACGTGCCTATGGTCCGTGAAACGTAGTTAAGACAGAAGAACTTCATATTTAGAAGGCAAGCAAATGATCGTAATAAATAAAAAACCGGAAACTCCGATAAATAAAATATTTACGAATGCGGCCATCAGGTCCGCGGAAAGTTGGAACTCCATTAATTGGGGCTATATCCGCGTGATCGTCAAGAAGCTTCAGTTGAGAATTGCGAAGGCGACACTTGATAGGAAGTTCAGGAAGGTCAAAACCCTTCAATGGCTTCTCACCCATTCTTTATCTGCTAAATTATTGGCTACAAGAAAGGTTATGCAGAATAAAGGGAGTAAGACTCCTGGAATAGATGGCATCATTATTAAAACACCAGAAACCAAACTAGCCTTAGCTAAAAACCTGAAACGCAGAGGATATCAACCCTCACCTCTAAGACGCATTTATATTCCAAAGAAGGGCAACAAGAAAAAACTCAGACCTTTAGGTATTCCTACCATCACAGACAGATGCCAACAAGGCTTGCATGCACTGGCTCTAACACCTGTATCCGAGGTTACTGCAGATCTTAATAGTTATGGATTCCGACCATATAGAAGCTGCGCAGATGCTATAAGCCAGGTCTTCAATGCCTTATCAAGGAAAAATAGCTCTCCATGGATATTAGAAGGAGATATCAAAGGGTGCTTCGACCATATCAGTCATAATTGGTTACGCAATAATATATCCATGGACAAAACCATTATGAATAAATGGCTGAAGGCTGGATTTATCGATATGGGCAAACTATTCCCAACAATCGAAGGAACCCCGCAAGGCGGCCTTATTTCGCCATTAATGTGCAATATGGCACTTGATGGGATAGGTGATCTATTAAAGAATAAGTTCAACAAGCAGAAAGGCATTAATTTCATTCGCTACGCAGATGACTTCATCGTAACTTGCCGTTATAAGGAAACATTGGAGAAAGAAATCAAGCCAGCTATCACAGATTTCCTGAAACAAAGAGGATTGGAATTATCACAAGATAAAACCAGGATTACACATATCACTGAAGGCTTTGACTTTCTCGGTCAAAATGTTCGCAAATACAGCTCTGGAAATGAACTTAAACTCCTGATCAAGCCTTCAAAGAAGAATATTCATTCTTTTTTAAAGGATATCAGGAAAGTACTCCGCAAGGCACGTAGTATTACGCAATCCGAACTCATTAGGATACTAAATCCCAAAATCATAGGATGGGGAAATTACCATAAGAGTGTAGTATCTAAGGAAACGTTCACAAAGATTGACAACGAAATTTGGAAATTGACATATCAATGGGCGAAACGACGTCATTCCAAAAAGACGAAACCGTGGATTTTGCATAAGTATTTCAAAAGGTTTAAAGGAAGGAGTTTTAGATTTAGTTCGCCTGAAGTGCAGGAAAACGGAACAATACAGGAACAAAGACTCATGTTGATGTCCACCATTCCTATCCGTAGGCATGTAAAGATTCTTCAATCAGCAAATCCTTATGAGGAGAAATATGATGAATATTTTGAAAAGCGAATATCTGAAAAGTGGAAAAATAGTAGCAAAAGATTTTATATCGACCGCTATATCAATATGAATCAAAAAGGGAAATGCCTTTGTTGCTCTGAAGCCCTAATGATTAGTCAAAACTGGTGTATAAGTCTGAAAAGAAAAATCTCAAAGGGAGGAGGCCACCAATCAGATAATTTTGATGTTATTCATAAAAATGCTATGAAAAATGGCAATCTAAAAGAACTGCATAAGTGAAACCGGCCATCGTCATAAATAGGTGGCTTACAACGGGCTTGAGCCGGATGAGGCGAAAGCCTCATGTCCGGTTCTAAGGGGGCAAAAGGGTGGCAACACCCTTAGCTACCCGATAGCCAGACAAAAAATGGGACATGTAATGCGCATTCTTATTTGAAGGGCTTAATGACTTGTCGCCGACGCAATTGCCAGGTGATGGCGGAAGAACTTTCAGACGCCTCACAGCAACGCTTACATCATTTTATCACCGCTGGAAAATGGTGCTATAGAAAACTGATGGATAAGGTTACGGTTGACTTCTGGGATTTGTTAAAGGCAAATGGGCTGGAAGACGATACCTGCCTAATCATAGATGAAAGTGGTAATCCGAAAAAAGGAAAACTTTCAGCAGGTGTAAAGCGCCAATACTGTGGGCAAATAGGAAAAACAGACAACTGCCAGGTGGGTGTTTTCGGTGCATTATGTGGTGGAAGCCTAGTAAATCTTGTGCAAGCAAAACTATCATTAGGAGCCGAAGCAACTAAAATTGAGCTGGCAAAGGAAATTATAAATCACGTTGTCTTAGAATTGAAGGTAAAGGCTAAATGGGTATGTTTTGATGCCTTCTATGGCCGTGATGCACATCTATTATGTTCACTGATCAAAATGAAATTACCATTTGTAGCTGATGTTCCTGATAACCTTCAGATCTGGTTGGAGCCCTTTCAAATGAGAGTGCCAATCAAACTACCAGGAACCAGAGGGCGAAAGAATATTTATGCAAAGCCTAACCGTGATTCAGTATCCATCCGGCTGTACACGGAGAGCTTGAAAAAGAAAGACTGGACATGGATGAAGGTACGGCACCAGAGCAAAGGGAAAGTCTTGTTTGCATGGTTTCATTGCCAGGATATTTATATATACAACCCTATAACACAAAAAAGACAGTTACTTCAATTATTGATTAGAAAAGATGTTGACGGCACTATGAAATATAGTTTTTGTTACCATCCGGAGCCAACTCTAAGAACACTGGCATATATGCAATGTAAACGCTTCTTCATTGAGAAATCATTTAGAGAGGCGAAAAAAGAACTGGGATTAAATGAGTATCAGACAAGAAGTAGTGAAAGTTGGCATAAACATATGACGATGGTAATGTTAGGGCAGCTTTTTATAAATATTCAAAAAGTCGATTCCTATAATGAGGAGCTCTGGTTGACAACACAGGATTTTATATTACTTGTAAAATCTGTTCTCAAAATGACACTGAGAACCATAGAAAATATAATGGTGGCTATTCTTGCGAAACAGCCACCAGACAATAAAAAACTTAAGAAATTATTATTTATTCGAATTTGACA is a genomic window of Chitinophaga sp. LS1 containing:
- the ltrA gene encoding group II intron reverse transcriptase/maturase; its protein translation is MIVINKKPETPINKIFTNAAIRSAESWNSINWGYIRVIVKKLQLRIAKATLDRKFRKVKTLQWLLTHSLSAKLLATRKVMQNKGSKTPGIDGIIIKTPETKLALAKNLKRRGYQPSPLRRIYIPKKGNKKKLRPLGIPTITDRCQQGLHALALTPVSEVTADLNSYGFRPYRSCADAISQVFNALSRKNSSPWILEGDIKGCFDHISHNWLRNNISMDKTIMNKWLKAGFIDMGKLFPTIEGTPQGGLISPLMCNMALDGIGDLLKNKFNKQKGINFIRYADDFIVTCRYKETLEKEIKPAITDFLKQRGLELSQDKTRITHITEGFDFLGQNVRKYSSGNELKLLIKPSKKNIHSFLKDIRKVLRKARSITQSELIRILNPKIIGWGNYHKSVVSKETFTKIDNEIWKLTYQWAKRRHSKKTKPWILHKYFKRFKGRSFRFSSPEVQENGTIQEQRLMLMSTIPIRRHVKILQSANPYEEKYDEYFEKRISEKWKNSSKRFYIDRYINMNQKGKCLCCSEALMISQNWCISLKRKISKGGGHQSDNFDVIHKNAMKNGNLKELHK